From one Lycium ferocissimum isolate CSIRO_LF1 chromosome 7, AGI_CSIRO_Lferr_CH_V1, whole genome shotgun sequence genomic stretch:
- the LOC132063627 gene encoding uncharacterized protein LOC132063627 isoform X1, with protein sequence MGRAKLKLHKLDGSNRIGVYSRRKKGLLKKANELSVLCDIDIFLAMFSPGGKPSVYKSENSSFEDMITKIAEVNPEERAKRKMECLETIKKACKKSDHDVNIGEHLSPGDLTTEDIHFLSHSLRVRLSDIEDRLRLWKNLDKIDNIQQLRKLEDSISKSLNEIAKHKYGMGSLIFCAGEDIQPSPVQHGMDLSSNFDAGKEPHPCSSLHCCDSENMDAYEDLSSFDSSLFNDTGQDFQASSLMQHGMNDWQELYQCSSIHGGVDVYPVGFLEEPSFSFESYTNLVGNKEIEVSKPESQKFVPDEVFLDCELNQEDIETEFGFTFDVPQVELLDDQGNFFYCGTDNSSRLPQSHFVNIHDSSKSASGTCDNMMLEDSLNFLYGTDSLCSDAGEEFSTYSSTKHGTNSLSTHLNVSLAVYAGGDFENMDGYDDLNVFDSSLKFDEKQEFQSSSPIQYGMNSPVSFDAGQEGNRSSSVQGGDSESNNGYEDLNSFVQGFLEDPSLSFESYTDLACDHEIETFKPGCENCSADKMFLDCQINQEDLEMAFRSTLDLPLVEKMDVQQSTFDCLNKGFGLPQLTSIIV encoded by the exons ATGGGGAGAGCAAAATTAAAACTGCATAAGTTGGATGGTAGTAACCGCATAGGAGTATACTCAAGGCGAAAGAAGGGACTCTTGAAGAAAGCTAATGAGCTGTCAGTATTGTGTGACATTGACATCTTTCTTGCCATGTTTTCACCAGGCGGAAAGCCTAGTGTATACAAGTCAGAGAACAG TAGCTTCGAGGACATGATTACCAAGATTGCCGAAGTAAATCCAGAAGAAAGGGCAAAGAG GAAGATGGAGTGTCTTGAA ACAATAAAGAAAGCTTGCAAGAAGTCTGATCACGATGTAAATATAGGAGAACACCTCTCTCCTGG GGATTTGACAACGGAG GATATACATTTTCTCTCACATTCATTAAGAGTTCGACTTTCAGACATCGAGGATAGACTCAG GCTTTGGAAGAATCTTGACAAGATTGACAACATTCAACAGCTTAGGAAGTTGGAGGACTCGATTTCAAAATCTCTTAACGAAATCGCAAAACATAAG TATGGGATGGGTTCACTAATTTTTTGTGCTGGGGAAGATATTCAGCCTTCTCCAGTCCAACATGGTATGGATTTATCTTCAAACTTTGATGCTGGGAAAGAGCCCCATCCATGTTCATCACTCCATTGTTGTGATAGTGAAAATATGGACGCATACGAAGACCTGAGTTCATTTGACTCATCTTTATTTAATGATACCGGGCAAGACTTCCAGGCTTCTTCACTGATGCAGCATGGGATGAACGACTGGCAAGAGCTCTATCAATGTTCATCAATCCACGGTGGTGTGGATGTGTACCCAGTAGG GTTTTTGGAGGAACCATCCTTTTCTTTTGAGAGCTATACAAATCTTGTTGGCAACAAAGAAATTGAAGTGTCTAAGCCAGAATCCCAAAAATTTGTACCTGATGAAGTGTTTCTGGATTGTGAATTAAATCAGGAAGATATTGAAACAGAGTTTGGATTTACTTTTGATGTGCCACAAGTAGAACTATTGGATGACCagggaaattttttttactgTGGCACTGACAACAGCTCCAGACTTCCTCAATCTCATTTTGTTAACATCCATGATAGTTCAAAATCAGCATCTGGAACTTGTGACAATATGATGTTAGAAGACTCTCTAAACTTTCTG TATGGAACGGATTCATTATGTTCTGATGCTGGAGAAGAGTTTTCAACTTATTCTTCGACCAAGCATGGGACAAATTCACTTTCAACCCATCTCAATGTAAGCTTAGCAGTCTATGCAGGTGGtgattttgaaaatatggatgGATATGACGACCTAAATGTATTTGATTCATCTTTAAAATTTGATGAGAAGCAAGAATTTCAGTCTTCGTCACCGATCCAGTATGGGATGAATTCACCTGTAAGTTTTGATGCTGGGCAAGAGGGGAATCGATCTTCATCAGTCCAAGGTGGTGATAGTGAAAGTAATAATGGATATGAGGACCTAAATTCGTTCGTACAAGG GTTTTTAGAGGATCCTTCTTTATCTTTCGAGAGCTATACAGATCTTGCTTGCGACCATGAAATTGAAACTTTCAAGCCTGGATGTGAAAATTGCTCAGCGGATAAAATGTTTCTTGATTGTCAAATAAATCAGGAAGATCTTGAAATGGCATTTAGATCTACTCTTGATTTGCCACTGGTAGAGAAGATGGATGTCCAGCAAAGCACTTTTGACTGCCTCAACAAAGGTTTTGGACTTCCACAACTAACATCTATCATAGTGTAG
- the LOC132063627 gene encoding uncharacterized protein LOC132063627 isoform X3: MGRAKLKLHKLDGSNRIGVYSRRKKGLLKKANELSVLCDIDIFLAMFSPGGKPSVYKSENSSFEDMITKIAEVNPEERAKRKMECLETIKKACKKSDHDVNIGEHLSPGDLTTEDIHFLSHSLRVRLSDIEDRLRLWKNLDKIDNIQQLRKLEDSISKSLNEIAKHKYGMGSLIFCAGEDIQPSPVQHGMDLSSNFDAGKEPHPCSSLHCCDSENMDAYEDLSSFDSSLFNDTGQDFQASSLMQHGMNDWQELYQCSSIHGGVDVYPVGFLEEPSFSFESYTNLVGNKEIEVSKPESQKFVPDEVFLDCELNQEDIETEFGFTFDVPQVELLDDQGNFFYCGTDNSSRLPQSHFVNIHDSSKSASGTCDNMMLEDSLNFLYGTDSLCSDAGEEFSTYSSTKHGTNSLSTHLNSSSPIQYGMNSPVSFDAGQEGNRSSSVQGGDSESNNGYEDLNSFVQGFLEDPSLSFESYTDLACDHEIETFKPGCENCSADKMFLDCQINQEDLEMAFRSTLDLPLVEKMDVQQSTFDCLNKGFGLPQLTSIIV, encoded by the exons ATGGGGAGAGCAAAATTAAAACTGCATAAGTTGGATGGTAGTAACCGCATAGGAGTATACTCAAGGCGAAAGAAGGGACTCTTGAAGAAAGCTAATGAGCTGTCAGTATTGTGTGACATTGACATCTTTCTTGCCATGTTTTCACCAGGCGGAAAGCCTAGTGTATACAAGTCAGAGAACAG TAGCTTCGAGGACATGATTACCAAGATTGCCGAAGTAAATCCAGAAGAAAGGGCAAAGAG GAAGATGGAGTGTCTTGAA ACAATAAAGAAAGCTTGCAAGAAGTCTGATCACGATGTAAATATAGGAGAACACCTCTCTCCTGG GGATTTGACAACGGAG GATATACATTTTCTCTCACATTCATTAAGAGTTCGACTTTCAGACATCGAGGATAGACTCAG GCTTTGGAAGAATCTTGACAAGATTGACAACATTCAACAGCTTAGGAAGTTGGAGGACTCGATTTCAAAATCTCTTAACGAAATCGCAAAACATAAG TATGGGATGGGTTCACTAATTTTTTGTGCTGGGGAAGATATTCAGCCTTCTCCAGTCCAACATGGTATGGATTTATCTTCAAACTTTGATGCTGGGAAAGAGCCCCATCCATGTTCATCACTCCATTGTTGTGATAGTGAAAATATGGACGCATACGAAGACCTGAGTTCATTTGACTCATCTTTATTTAATGATACCGGGCAAGACTTCCAGGCTTCTTCACTGATGCAGCATGGGATGAACGACTGGCAAGAGCTCTATCAATGTTCATCAATCCACGGTGGTGTGGATGTGTACCCAGTAGG GTTTTTGGAGGAACCATCCTTTTCTTTTGAGAGCTATACAAATCTTGTTGGCAACAAAGAAATTGAAGTGTCTAAGCCAGAATCCCAAAAATTTGTACCTGATGAAGTGTTTCTGGATTGTGAATTAAATCAGGAAGATATTGAAACAGAGTTTGGATTTACTTTTGATGTGCCACAAGTAGAACTATTGGATGACCagggaaattttttttactgTGGCACTGACAACAGCTCCAGACTTCCTCAATCTCATTTTGTTAACATCCATGATAGTTCAAAATCAGCATCTGGAACTTGTGACAATATGATGTTAGAAGACTCTCTAAACTTTCTG TATGGAACGGATTCATTATGTTCTGATGCTGGAGAAGAGTTTTCAACTTATTCTTCGACCAAGCATGGGACAAATTCACTTTCAACCCATCTCAAT TCTTCGTCACCGATCCAGTATGGGATGAATTCACCTGTAAGTTTTGATGCTGGGCAAGAGGGGAATCGATCTTCATCAGTCCAAGGTGGTGATAGTGAAAGTAATAATGGATATGAGGACCTAAATTCGTTCGTACAAGG GTTTTTAGAGGATCCTTCTTTATCTTTCGAGAGCTATACAGATCTTGCTTGCGACCATGAAATTGAAACTTTCAAGCCTGGATGTGAAAATTGCTCAGCGGATAAAATGTTTCTTGATTGTCAAATAAATCAGGAAGATCTTGAAATGGCATTTAGATCTACTCTTGATTTGCCACTGGTAGAGAAGATGGATGTCCAGCAAAGCACTTTTGACTGCCTCAACAAAGGTTTTGGACTTCCACAACTAACATCTATCATAGTGTAG
- the LOC132063627 gene encoding uncharacterized protein LOC132063627 isoform X4 has protein sequence MGRAKLKLHKLDGSNRIGVYSRRKKGLLKKANELSVLCDIDIFLAMFSPGGKPSVYKSENSSFEDMITKIAEVNPEERAKRKMECLETIKKACKKSDHDVNIGEHLSPGDLTTEDIHFLSHSLRVRLSDIEDRLRLWKNLDKIDNIQQLRKLEDSISKSLNEIAKHKYGMGSLIFCAGEDIQPSPVQHGMDLSSNFDAGKEPHPCSSLHCCDSENMDAYEDLSSFDSSLFNDTGQDFQASSLMQHGMNDWQELYQCSSIHGGVDVYPVGFLEEPSFSFESYTNLVGNKEIEVSKPESQKFVPDEVFLDCELNQEDIETEFGFTFDVPQVELLDDQGNFFYCGTDNSSRLPQSHFVNIHDSSKSASGTCDNMMLEDSLNFLVKEFSTYSSTKHGTNSLSTHLNSSSPIQYGMNSPVSFDAGQEGNRSSSVQGGDSESNNGYEDLNSFVQGFLEDPSLSFESYTDLACDHEIETFKPGCENCSADKMFLDCQINQEDLEMAFRSTLDLPLVEKMDVQQSTFDCLNKGFGLPQLTSIIV, from the exons ATGGGGAGAGCAAAATTAAAACTGCATAAGTTGGATGGTAGTAACCGCATAGGAGTATACTCAAGGCGAAAGAAGGGACTCTTGAAGAAAGCTAATGAGCTGTCAGTATTGTGTGACATTGACATCTTTCTTGCCATGTTTTCACCAGGCGGAAAGCCTAGTGTATACAAGTCAGAGAACAG TAGCTTCGAGGACATGATTACCAAGATTGCCGAAGTAAATCCAGAAGAAAGGGCAAAGAG GAAGATGGAGTGTCTTGAA ACAATAAAGAAAGCTTGCAAGAAGTCTGATCACGATGTAAATATAGGAGAACACCTCTCTCCTGG GGATTTGACAACGGAG GATATACATTTTCTCTCACATTCATTAAGAGTTCGACTTTCAGACATCGAGGATAGACTCAG GCTTTGGAAGAATCTTGACAAGATTGACAACATTCAACAGCTTAGGAAGTTGGAGGACTCGATTTCAAAATCTCTTAACGAAATCGCAAAACATAAG TATGGGATGGGTTCACTAATTTTTTGTGCTGGGGAAGATATTCAGCCTTCTCCAGTCCAACATGGTATGGATTTATCTTCAAACTTTGATGCTGGGAAAGAGCCCCATCCATGTTCATCACTCCATTGTTGTGATAGTGAAAATATGGACGCATACGAAGACCTGAGTTCATTTGACTCATCTTTATTTAATGATACCGGGCAAGACTTCCAGGCTTCTTCACTGATGCAGCATGGGATGAACGACTGGCAAGAGCTCTATCAATGTTCATCAATCCACGGTGGTGTGGATGTGTACCCAGTAGG GTTTTTGGAGGAACCATCCTTTTCTTTTGAGAGCTATACAAATCTTGTTGGCAACAAAGAAATTGAAGTGTCTAAGCCAGAATCCCAAAAATTTGTACCTGATGAAGTGTTTCTGGATTGTGAATTAAATCAGGAAGATATTGAAACAGAGTTTGGATTTACTTTTGATGTGCCACAAGTAGAACTATTGGATGACCagggaaattttttttactgTGGCACTGACAACAGCTCCAGACTTCCTCAATCTCATTTTGTTAACATCCATGATAGTTCAAAATCAGCATCTGGAACTTGTGACAATATGATGTTAGAAGACTCTCTAAACTTTCTGGTAA AAGAGTTTTCAACTTATTCTTCGACCAAGCATGGGACAAATTCACTTTCAACCCATCTCAAT TCTTCGTCACCGATCCAGTATGGGATGAATTCACCTGTAAGTTTTGATGCTGGGCAAGAGGGGAATCGATCTTCATCAGTCCAAGGTGGTGATAGTGAAAGTAATAATGGATATGAGGACCTAAATTCGTTCGTACAAGG GTTTTTAGAGGATCCTTCTTTATCTTTCGAGAGCTATACAGATCTTGCTTGCGACCATGAAATTGAAACTTTCAAGCCTGGATGTGAAAATTGCTCAGCGGATAAAATGTTTCTTGATTGTCAAATAAATCAGGAAGATCTTGAAATGGCATTTAGATCTACTCTTGATTTGCCACTGGTAGAGAAGATGGATGTCCAGCAAAGCACTTTTGACTGCCTCAACAAAGGTTTTGGACTTCCACAACTAACATCTATCATAGTGTAG
- the LOC132063627 gene encoding uncharacterized protein LOC132063627 isoform X2: MGRAKLKLHKLDGSNRIGVYSRRKKGLLKKANELSVLCDIDIFLAMFSPGGKPSVYKSENSSFEDMITKIAEVNPEERAKRKMECLETIKKACKKSDHDVNIGEHLSPGDLTTEDIHFLSHSLRVRLSDIEDRLRLWKNLDKIDNIQQLRKLEDSISKSLNEIAKHKYGMGSLIFCAGEDIQPSPVQHGMDLSSNFDAGKEPHPCSSLHCCDSENMDAYEDLSSFDSSLFNDTGQDFQASSLMQHGMNDWQELYQCSSIHGGVDVYPVGFLEEPSFSFESYTNLVGNKEIEVSKPESQKFVPDEVFLDCELNQEDIETEFGFTFDVPQVELLDDQGNFFYCGTDNSSRLPQSHFVNIHDSSKSASGTCDNMMLEDSLNFLVKEFSTYSSTKHGTNSLSTHLNVSLAVYAGGDFENMDGYDDLNVFDSSLKFDEKQEFQSSSPIQYGMNSPVSFDAGQEGNRSSSVQGGDSESNNGYEDLNSFVQGFLEDPSLSFESYTDLACDHEIETFKPGCENCSADKMFLDCQINQEDLEMAFRSTLDLPLVEKMDVQQSTFDCLNKGFGLPQLTSIIV, from the exons ATGGGGAGAGCAAAATTAAAACTGCATAAGTTGGATGGTAGTAACCGCATAGGAGTATACTCAAGGCGAAAGAAGGGACTCTTGAAGAAAGCTAATGAGCTGTCAGTATTGTGTGACATTGACATCTTTCTTGCCATGTTTTCACCAGGCGGAAAGCCTAGTGTATACAAGTCAGAGAACAG TAGCTTCGAGGACATGATTACCAAGATTGCCGAAGTAAATCCAGAAGAAAGGGCAAAGAG GAAGATGGAGTGTCTTGAA ACAATAAAGAAAGCTTGCAAGAAGTCTGATCACGATGTAAATATAGGAGAACACCTCTCTCCTGG GGATTTGACAACGGAG GATATACATTTTCTCTCACATTCATTAAGAGTTCGACTTTCAGACATCGAGGATAGACTCAG GCTTTGGAAGAATCTTGACAAGATTGACAACATTCAACAGCTTAGGAAGTTGGAGGACTCGATTTCAAAATCTCTTAACGAAATCGCAAAACATAAG TATGGGATGGGTTCACTAATTTTTTGTGCTGGGGAAGATATTCAGCCTTCTCCAGTCCAACATGGTATGGATTTATCTTCAAACTTTGATGCTGGGAAAGAGCCCCATCCATGTTCATCACTCCATTGTTGTGATAGTGAAAATATGGACGCATACGAAGACCTGAGTTCATTTGACTCATCTTTATTTAATGATACCGGGCAAGACTTCCAGGCTTCTTCACTGATGCAGCATGGGATGAACGACTGGCAAGAGCTCTATCAATGTTCATCAATCCACGGTGGTGTGGATGTGTACCCAGTAGG GTTTTTGGAGGAACCATCCTTTTCTTTTGAGAGCTATACAAATCTTGTTGGCAACAAAGAAATTGAAGTGTCTAAGCCAGAATCCCAAAAATTTGTACCTGATGAAGTGTTTCTGGATTGTGAATTAAATCAGGAAGATATTGAAACAGAGTTTGGATTTACTTTTGATGTGCCACAAGTAGAACTATTGGATGACCagggaaattttttttactgTGGCACTGACAACAGCTCCAGACTTCCTCAATCTCATTTTGTTAACATCCATGATAGTTCAAAATCAGCATCTGGAACTTGTGACAATATGATGTTAGAAGACTCTCTAAACTTTCTGGTAA AAGAGTTTTCAACTTATTCTTCGACCAAGCATGGGACAAATTCACTTTCAACCCATCTCAATGTAAGCTTAGCAGTCTATGCAGGTGGtgattttgaaaatatggatgGATATGACGACCTAAATGTATTTGATTCATCTTTAAAATTTGATGAGAAGCAAGAATTTCAGTCTTCGTCACCGATCCAGTATGGGATGAATTCACCTGTAAGTTTTGATGCTGGGCAAGAGGGGAATCGATCTTCATCAGTCCAAGGTGGTGATAGTGAAAGTAATAATGGATATGAGGACCTAAATTCGTTCGTACAAGG GTTTTTAGAGGATCCTTCTTTATCTTTCGAGAGCTATACAGATCTTGCTTGCGACCATGAAATTGAAACTTTCAAGCCTGGATGTGAAAATTGCTCAGCGGATAAAATGTTTCTTGATTGTCAAATAAATCAGGAAGATCTTGAAATGGCATTTAGATCTACTCTTGATTTGCCACTGGTAGAGAAGATGGATGTCCAGCAAAGCACTTTTGACTGCCTCAACAAAGGTTTTGGACTTCCACAACTAACATCTATCATAGTGTAG